One genomic region from Lates calcarifer isolate ASB-BC8 linkage group LG10, TLL_Latcal_v3, whole genome shotgun sequence encodes:
- the LOC108888557 gene encoding neuroepithelial cell-transforming gene 1 protein — protein MEENEEVCGRTVETKKQKLRRMSSRTSTTSVINAAEPSPQTLRRNNSKKPPLQRGSSFTFLTPGTPWDFSLKRKRKEKDDDTVSLSSFDLKEPSNKRVRPLAKVSSLVNLISPSKNGAVRRFGQTIQSMSLRGDTKSPGTSLKASSRASGPTPTKRRNSTLWSETLDVHQKSTFSTKEIKRQEAIYELFRGEQDLIEDLQLARKAYHDPMLKLSIMTEEELAHIFGDLDAYIPLHEDLMVKLTEGTGPDGTVAQIGQIVINWLPGLNAYKNYCSNQLAAKALLDQKKQDKRVQDFLQRCLESPFSRKLDLWSFLDIPRSRLVKYPLLLREILRHTPPDHPDVGSLERAITIIQEILSDINVRKGESECQYYIDKLEYLDDKQRDPLIDNCKTLLCHGELRNKSGSRLHVFLFSELLVLTRPVTRNDRSCFQVYRQPIPVRDLALEDLQDGEIRMGGSFRGAFTNAEKVKNVFRVSSLDPSHGQSHTLHVNDVYHKQQWLNCLRTAMVQQQEAPPRVQQGESVRGKRRSSTLSTPICDEETDENCAPVSGPKLRPQTLSKTRLDQKLQGSVKRKETGV, from the exons atggaagaaaatgagGAAGTTTGCGGAAGAACGGTGGAAACTAAGAAGCAGAAACTTCGCAGGATGTCATCGAGAACGTCCACCACCAGTGTCATCAACGCTGCAGAGCCCTCTCCACAAACACTCCGGAGAAACAACTCCAAAAA GCCTCCACTGCAGAGAGGCAGCTCCTTCACCTTTCTTACACCAGGGACTCCGTGGGACTTCAGTCTA AAGAGAAAGCGCAAAGAGAAGGACGACGACACAGTCAGTCTGTCGAGCTTCGACCTCAAG GAGCCCAGTAATAAGCGTGTACGACCATTGGCTAAAGTTTCCTCCCTCGTCAACCTGATATCTCCTTCAAAGAATGGGGCAGTGCGGCGCTTTGGCCAGACTATCCAG TCGATGTCGTTACGTGGTGATACCAAGTCACCAGGGACGTCCCTCAAAGCCAGCAGCAGGGCATCAGGTCCCACTCCCACTAAACGCAGAAACAGTACGCTGTGGTCGGAGACGCTGGACGTCCATCAGAAGAGCACGTTCTCCACCAAGGAGATCAAAAGACAAGAG GCGATTTATGAGCTTTTCAGGGGAGAGCAGGATCTCATCGAAGATCTCCAACTTGCACGAAAG GCGTACCATGATCCAATGCTAAAGCTCTCCATCATGACAGAGGAGGAACTTGCTCACATATTTGGGGACCTGGATGCATACATCCCCTTACATGAGG acttAATGGTGAAACTGACCGAGGGAACTGGCCCCGATGGAACAGTAGCTCAGATTGGACAGATAGTAATAAACTGG cTGCCTGGGCTGAATGCTTACAAAAACTACTGCAGCAACCAGCTTGCAGCCAAAGCCCTGCTAGACCAGAAAAAGCAGGACAAGCGGGTCCAGGACTTCCTGCAGCGCTGTCTGGAATCGCCCTTCAGCAGGAAGCTTGACCTCTGGAGCTTCCTGGACATCCCACGTTCACGCCTGGTGAAATACCCGCTGCTGCTGCGAGAGATCCTCAGACACACTCCTCCAGATCACCCAGATGTAGGCAGCCTGGAAAGAGCT ATCACAATAATCCAGGAAATTCTGTCTGATATCAACGTGAGGAAAGGGGAGTCTGAATGTCAGTATTATATAGACAAACTGGAGTATCTGGATGATAAGCAGCGGGACCCTCTCATAGACAACTGTAAGACCCTACTTTGTCACGGTGAGCTGCGGAACAAGAGTGGCTCG AGGCTGCACGTGTTCCTCTTCTCTGAGCTGCTGGTTTTGACCCGACCAGTGACGCGTAATGACAGGAGCTGCTTCCAGGTGTATCGACAACCTATCCCAGTTCGGGACTTGGCTTTAGAGGACCTGCAGGACGGGGAGATCCGTATGGGGGGGTCGTTCAGAGGGGCTTTCACCAATGCAGAGAAAG TGAAGAACGTTTTCCGTGTGAGCTCTCTGGATCCATCCCATGGCCAGTCCCACACCCTGCATGTCAATGATGTCTACCACAAACAGCAGTGGCTCAACTGTCTGCGCACTGCGATGGTCCAACAACAGGAGGCTCCACCTAGAGTTCAGCAGGGAGAATCTGTCAGAGGCAAACGGCGCTCCTCCACCCTCTCAACCCCCATCTgtgatgaagagacagatgagaaCTGTGCACCTGTCTCTGGCCCTAAACTCAGGCCTCAGACACTCTCCAAAACCAGACTGGACCAGAAGTTACAAGGCTCAGTAAAGAGGAAGGAGACAGGAGTGTAG